The proteins below are encoded in one region of Apostichopus japonicus isolate 1M-3 chromosome 4, ASM3797524v1, whole genome shotgun sequence:
- the LOC139966236 gene encoding uncharacterized protein: MIPRVWSLVVVVLYFTLADVASGQETPTQVNGNNVCSVTVSFNTVQKVPITGIQTKVVRYVTRCGFGLLQCSRYRTLYVPAYREMSRIGYRTTNVCCTGYEAVNWQCVTSNSSRVNSHPTQATPPVKKNRSGSTQHNPKGTGREKGSREGSKRLPTQKVVPRKTPVVHDGISHYDGTGRGVADGSHHGGGRTVLVEDKKILTIDGRDYDTAPENYHPTNGSGMVGMALGVGVVMSLTGVLVGVVIMKLRMRKITARDVMLLSRDQYSRRTTRKKSQTISEALSKRTQKQRVVSYVDVMDVREKMVPDQPQPNTTKKIPQCSLPRIPEAAIESLEVMQPKGTQDSLSELKEVQLVTTNIPPYAIVKKSSKLTNTSENVRPSSLLSMGRVSRSNSSAYAIVDDLNGTVVGSSSPISTRNSSVVPLRDQQPPTEFASLYAKVNKNKNSNNEHKHRFSHGNIPMSFVEDDSIYGKLDHPPQSQPGVTPAYNDSLKYDRLKRAPLSRSIRQSKRFSELYESI, from the exons ATGATTCCTCGAGTTTGGagtctagtagtagtagtgctTTACTTTACACTAGCGGACGTAGCATCTGGACAAGAAACCCCAACTCAAGTAAATGGAAATAATGTATGTTCTGTTACAGTGAG tTTCAATACAGTTCAAAAAGTACCAATTACTGGAATCCAAACGAAAGTTGTGCGTTACGTTACAAGATGTGGGTTCGGACTGCTACAATGCAGCCGTTACAG AACACTTTATGTACCTGCATACAGAGAGATGTCAAGAATTGGATACCGTACTACCAATGTTTGCTGTACTGGATATGAGGCAGTCAACTGGCAGTGTGTTACAAGTAATTCAAGTA GAGTTAACTCTCACCCGACACAGGCAACCCCACCCGTAAAGAAAAATCGATCAGGTTCGACACAGCATAATCCAAAAGGTACTGGTCGAGAAAAAGGTTCAAGAGAGGGAAGCAAGAGGTTACCAACCCAGAAAGTAGTGCCCAGAAAAACCCCTGTAGTGCATGACGGCATTTCGCATTACGATGGTACAGGCAGAGGAGTTGCCGATGGGTCACATCATGGCGGTGGAAGGACAGTTCTTGTAGAAGATAAAAAGATTTTGACCATTGACGGAAGAGATTACGACACTGCTCCTGAGAACTATCACCCTACCAACGGATCTGGAATGGTTGGCATGGCGCTAGGAGTAGGCGTGGTCATGTCACTTACAGGTGTCTTGGTTGGTGTGGTAATCATGAAGCTCAGGATGCGTAAAATAACGGCGCGTGACGT AATGCTTCTGTCGAGGGACCAATACTCCCGAAGAACAACCAGGAAGAAATCTCAAACAATTTCTGAAGCACTGAGCAAGAGGACACAAA agcAAAGGGTTGTATCTTACGTGGATGTGATGGACGTGCGAGAGAAAATGGTTCCAGACCAACCACAGCCAAATACAACGAAAAAGATCCCGCAATGTTCTCTTCCAAGAATTCCAGAGGCAGCGATAGAATCCTTAGAGGTTATGCAACCCAAAGGAACACAGGATAGCTTATCAGAGCTGAAGGAAGTCCAGTTGGTTACAACTAATATCCCACCATACGCTATCGTTAAAAAATCCAGTAAATTGACCAATACTTCTGAAAATGTGCGGCCTTCTTCATTGCTGTCGATGGGAAGAGTTAGCCGTTCAAATTCATCAGCTTACGCAATAGTGGACGACCTGAATGGAACCGTCGTTGGATCAAGTTCACCAATCTCGACTCGAAATTCATCCGTGGTGCCGTTACGAGATCAACAACCGCCAACAGAGTTTGCCAGTTTATATGCTAAAGTAAATAAGAATAAAAACTCAAATAATGAACACAAACATCGATTTAGTCATGGAAATATACCTATGAGCTTCGTTGAAGATGATTCCATTTATGGGAAGTTAGACCACCCTCCTCAGAGTCAGCCTGGTGTTACTCCTGCATATAATGACTCGTTGAAGTATGACAGGCTAAAGAGAGCACCTCTGTCCAGAAGTATTAGACAATCTAAACGTTTTTCTGAACTCTACGAATCTATATAG